The window TTTGGCGATACCGGCACGGGTATCGATCCCCGTGTACGGGAAAAGATGTTCGAGCCTTTTTTTACCACAAAAGAACCGGGCAGGGGCACCGGGCTCGGCCTTTCCATTGTCTACGGCATAGTTAAACAGCATGGAGGTTTCATTGATGTGGTAAGCGGCCCCGGGGCGGGGACGATGTTCACTGTCTATATTCCCGTGGCGAAAGGTAAAGTGGCGCGCCGGCGTGCCGCGGCGCCCAGCTGCAAGGGCGGCAGCGAGACCATCCTGATAGCCGAAGACAACGAAAGCGTACGGAAACTTACGAGGGAGGTCCTGTCCAAGGCAGGCTACCGCGTTCTGGAGGCGGGCGACGGACAGAAGGCCATAGGGCTCTTCAGTGAGCACTCTCATGGTATAGACCTTTCAATTCTCGATGTTGTCATGCCGAACAAGAACGGCAGGGAGGTCTACGAAGAGATCGCCGTGATCCGGCCGAATGCGAAAGTGCTTTTTGTAAGTGGGTACACGGCCGACATCATCGTGGATAAAGGGATACAGGACGAATCTCTTGAATACCTGTCAAAACCCGTATCGCCATCCCTGCTTCTCAAAAAGGTCAGGGAAATCCTGGACAGGAAATAGAAGACCCTTAACGGTCCTCTATATCTTGAGTATTATCTCCGCCAGTGCGCGTTTCGGAACATGGTGGACCTGGTCGGAGTCCCGCCAGTATTTGATGTCCCCGTTCTTCACCTTGTCGATGACAACCTGTTCTTTGGGCACCCCCAGGGCGATGGCCAGGAGGACCTGATATTGCTGAGGTATCTTGAGAAGGGCGCTCAGACGGTCTTTTTGAATATTGGAGAGCATGCATCCGCCAAGCCCCATTTCCGTCGCTCCCAGAAGTATGCTCTGGGCGGCAATTCCATGATCGCACCCGAAGTCATTCGTCAGCGACGTGTCGCCGACGATGATAATATAGGCCGCAGGCCTTTCACCTTCCCCGGGACCCGGCCAGTCTCTCAGATAACCCGCCCAGGCAAGACAGGAGAATATGCCTGCGTTCGACCCTGGGTCACGGGAAAGGATGAACCTCAAGGGCTGCAGGTTCCTTGCCGACGGTGAAAGCCGGGCAAGCTCGACGAGGGCCTTGAGCTGCTGCAAGCTGACAGCTTCCTTCTCCTGAAACCGCCGGCAGCTCCTGCTCTTTGTGACGAGTTCCAGTATAGTCATATTACCACCCACCTGTACCTCCAAGTGTAGATGGGCACACCTGTCTGCGCGGAAACGCGCAAACGGCCAGACACGGTAGAAACAAACAAAGTCGTGATGTCCTGATGTGCTGTTATGTCCATGCGTCCTTCTCTCTTTCCGCATGTGCCCGTAGGCGCGAAGCTCCGACCCGTGTGCCCCTGTGCATCCCTACAGGTCAAGTATGACCTCGTGGAGAGGACGTTTGGGAACGTGGTGGACCTTGTTGATATCGCGCCAGTAGGCGGTAATCCCGTCCTTTGCGTCCGTGACGACAACGCGTTCCCTGGGAACGCCCAGGGCAATGACGAGAAGTATCTCGTATCCCGGGGGTATTCCGAGGAGCGACGCTAACCTGGTCTTTTCGACCTGTGCGAACATATAGCCGCCGAGGCCCATCTCCGTGGCGCCGAGCAATATGGTCTGCGCGGCAATGCCATGGTCGCAGGAGAAGTTTTTTGTGACGGAGGTGTCGCCCAGGACGATGATGTATCCTGCCGGCCGCCTGCCTTCGGCGGGCCCCCTGGAACCCTTGACGTAATCTTCCCAGACAAGGCAGGAGAAAATCGAACCATTGCGTACGGGGTCATTGGAGAGGACAAATTTGAGGGGTTGAAGGTTTCCCGCAGACGGTGAAAGCCGGGCGAGCTCCACGAGACCCTGAAGCCGCTCGATGCTTATGGACTCACTCTCCTGAAAGCGCCGGTGGCTCCGGTTCCTTGTGATCAGTTCAAGGAGATCCATACAGGAACTATAGCATAGGCGGAGGATGATGCAACCAAAAGATCGTTTCAGGCCTCAGGTTTCACGTCTCAGGTTAAAGACAAGGACCGGAAACACCTGCTCCAATCAGCTGCGCTGGTCAGCAATTGCGTTGACAACCGGCCTCTGCAAAGACTCTGCTCCTTGTCTTCCGGCCTGAAACCTGGGACCGTCCTTTTCTCATTTGAAGTAGGGTTTTATTTCTCGACACAGGTCCTCGGGCAGGACCACGCATATGGGTTCTGAGAGGATGGCCTGGAAGAAATTGAGGTCGGGGGCAAAATCCCGCGTATTCAGGAATGTCCGGGGAACGATCCGGAAATAGGCGCTGAAATGCTCCTGGTGCGGGGGACCGAAAGAGAAGGATGCGTTGAAGCTGAAGACGCCTGCGTCCTCGTAATAGCGGAAGAGCCGTTCGAGGCCGGCAACAAGGTTGTCGATATCGTCGCTGGAAAGGTCGTGGATGGAAAAGACGTCGGGAAAAACGCACAGGACCTCTCCGAGCAGTCCAAGAGAAACAAAAGGGGCGAGCCAGTATCCCGAGCCGATCCTTGCGATGTACCGCACGTTGTCGGCCGCCTCCTGCTTTGCGAGGGCATACCAGTAATTCTCCCCGTGGCGGCCTGCAAAGTCGTGCGAGGCCGATAGCTCATCCATGAACTGGTTGCCCGGATAGGCGGTTGCGAAATATTGCTGATGGGGATGGACGAGGCCGCCGCCGGAAGGAGGCATGTAATTCCACGTCATCAGGTGATACGGCAAAGACGTGTCGAGGGCCGCTATACGGCGCAGGAAGTCCATGCCCAGGGAAAAGGCGTCGCGGAGCCTCTCTTTCGTGAGGTCCCTCAGGCCCACGACGTGATCGTCGGTCATGACGACGACGCCGCTGTGGACGTCGTAGGGAAAAAGGTTGGGTATGAGAAGTGCCTCGCCGCGGGCGAGCCTCCCTTCCGGGACGACTTCGGGTGTGAATTTTGGTGTCGCCTTCTCACGCTGTTCGGCACAGAAGGGGCAAAAGCCCTTCACGGCAGGTTTATGGTACCCGGCGAGGTCGAGTTTCTGCGGTTTGATGGCGCCGAAATGAGAGAAGTGACAGGTCCTGCCGGTCAACGGGTCGATACGCACCTGGAAGCGCACGGTGGTGGGGGCGAAACCTTTCCGCGGGTCAAGAAATGTGCTTTCCGATTCGATCTTCTTGAATTCGATCATTCCTGTGGTATCCTCTGTCCCCGGCTTAAAACTTGATCGCTTAAAGCCCGACACCTTACAGGGGATCGATATCGTCCCGCCTTCCTTTGTCTTCCTCTTCCTTCTCCCCGACGCCTTTTTGCAGGTACGTCCTGGCAATGTCCTGGCCGCCGAAGCCAAAGGCGATGGCAAGCGCAAGGACTATGCCGCCGAAGATGATCGCAAAGGCTATGAGCACGGTCTCCCTGCCTATGCCGAGCTGTTCCATGGCCATTGTGGCCGAAAGAATGAAAACGGTGATCTTCACAAGTCTGCCAACGAGGCCGGCCCTTCTCAGACCCGCGTTGACTGAGGCAATGAGAGCGGCCCTTCCGAAGAAGTTGCTGAAGAGATAGCCGAAGAGCAGGATCACCGCGGCCGTGAAGACATTCGGGAGATAGAGGAAAAAGCGATCAAGGAGGTGCTCCACAGTGGGTATCTTCAATGTCTGCACCGCCACGACGGCAAACGTGAAGACAACGAGCCACCCTATGATCCTTGCGACGAAATTCGAAAGAGAGTCCTTGATACCGCCCTTGAGAAGCATCTCGAAAAGCCCGAGGCGCTCGGCCATTTTATCGAGGTTGATGGCGCGGAATATCCTCAGAAAGACGATTCTGAACACCGCCGCCAGGACGATGCCGACAATGAGAAGCGCCAGGGAGGTGAGGAAATTCGGCATGAACGTCAGGAACTTTTCGTAGGAGCTTTCGAAGGGTTCTATGATGATCCTCTGAAGTAAATTCATGTAAGGCCCCCTTTTATTTTACTTCCAGCGGTCCGAAAAGGACGGTTTTAGCCTCTCGTACACCCCGCAGAGACTGTCGATCTTGCCTT is drawn from Syntrophorhabdaceae bacterium and contains these coding sequences:
- a CDS encoding nitroreductase family protein, with product MTILELVTKSRSCRRFQEKEAVSLQQLKALVELARLSPSARNLQPLRFILSRDPGSNAGIFSCLAWAGYLRDWPGPGEGERPAAYIIIVGDTSLTNDFGCDHGIAAQSILLGATEMGLGGCMLSNIQKDRLSALLKIPQQYQVLLAIALGVPKEQVVIDKVKNGDIKYWRDSDQVHHVPKRALAEIILKI
- a CDS encoding nitroreductase family protein, producing the protein MDLLELITRNRSHRRFQESESISIERLQGLVELARLSPSAGNLQPLKFVLSNDPVRNGSIFSCLVWEDYVKGSRGPAEGRRPAGYIIVLGDTSVTKNFSCDHGIAAQTILLGATEMGLGGYMFAQVEKTRLASLLGIPPGYEILLVIALGVPRERVVVTDAKDGITAYWRDINKVHHVPKRPLHEVILDL